GGTAGCGCTCGAGTTCGCGGGTGCCGTCACCGCCACGCTCACCGTCTCCGCCTTTACCAGCGAGAACACCCGCACGCTCAAGCTCATGGGCAGCCAGGGGGAGATACGTGGCCACCTGGACAAGGGCGAGATCGAGGTGCGCGGCTTTTTGGACAACGAAAGTGACTTCATCCGGGTGGCGGCAGGCCCGGACCACGCGGGCGGCGACGACGGCCTGATGCGGGCCTTTTTGGAGCGCCTGCACATGGTCAAAGCAGGGCTCGAGGTTCCCGAGGCGCTCAGCTCGCTGGCCGCCTCCACCGAGAGCCACCTCATGGCCTTTGCCGCCGAAGAGGCCAGAGCAAAGGGCACGGTGGTCAAGCTCGGCGACCTAGAAGCACAGAGCTGAAGCATAGGACATAGCAAAGGCCCCTCGTACGAGGGGCCTCCAAGGCTTTTCGACTTGTCTCGGCTTAGTTACCCGCTCCCTCACCTCCGGTCGCGCCTTCACCGCCAGTAGCACCCTCACCACCGGTGACGCCTTCGCCACCAGTGGCACCTTCACCACCGGTCACACCTTCGCCACCAGTGGCACCTTCACCGCCAGTGGCACCTTCGCCACCGGTTACGCCTTCGCCACCAGTAGCACCCTCACCACCGGTTACACCTTCACCGGTTTCACCCTCGCCGCCGGTGGCACCTTCACCGCCGGTCACACCTTCGCCGCCAGTGACGCCTTCACCACCGGTTACGCCTTCACCTGCTGCAGCGTCTTCCATCATCCCCGTCTCGATCATGTCTTCTACGATCAAGGCTTCGGGCTGTCCTTGCTCGTCCTGAGTGATGAAGATGGTGTAGATCGAGCCGGACTGCAGCTCGTCGGTGCTAATTTCCACAATGGCTTCTTCGACCACTGCAGGAGCTTCGGTTTCTTGGTCTTCGGTTTCTTGGTCTTCGGTATCAGCTTCCTCAGTCGCAGCGTCTTCGGTTGCAGGGGTTTCGGTGGCCCCTTCGGCGCCAGCCGCGCGGATTTCCAGGCTGACTCCTTCGGGAACGGCAAAGTATTCGCTGAGGAGCGAATAGCTCAAGCCTTCTACGACTACGTCGCCGTCAACCGCCGCGACATCGACACTGCCGGCTCCAGGAAGCGCGTGGACCACCCGAACGAGCGCTTCATTTTCACCGGGAGGCGTCGTCACCTCGTCGAGAAAGACTTGGATACGCAAGGCGGTCGCTGCCTCTTCCGTCGGCGCCGTCTCTTCCGTTTCGGTCTCTTCCGTCTCTTCCGTTACTTCTTCCGTTTCCTCCGTCACCGGCTCTTCTTCCGTCACCGGCTCTTCCTCTTCTGTCATGGTCGCTGTCACGGCCTCTTCCTCGTCGCGTAGCGCGATGAGGGTATAGTACTGGCCCGGCTCGAGCTCGAGCATCGCCGTGAGAACCGGCTGGCCTTCGGCAGTCACCTCGATGTTCAACATGCCGGAGGGCACGGACTGATAGTCGCTCACATCCCTGAACGAGACGGCATTGAAGCTTGTCTCTTCGTCGGCAGCTTCAGTCGTAGGCTCTTCAGTTTCCTCG
The Deinococcota bacterium genome window above contains:
- a CDS encoding DUF4397 domain-containing protein — protein: MKKLSIFIAMLALVFSVAVAQQQTQEAAPEGEQAMVRFVHLAPDAPTVDVSITADGAMTADPATEDPATEETEDPATEEEPTTEEDPATEETEEPTTEEDPATEEDPATEETEEPTTEAADEETSFNAVSFRDVSDYQSVPSGMLNIEVTAEGQPVLTAMLELEPGQYYTLIALRDEEEAVTATMTEEEEPVTEEEPVTEETEEVTEETEETETEETAPTEEAATALRIQVFLDEVTTPPGENEALVRVVHALPGAGSVDVAAVDGDVVVEGLSYSLLSEYFAVPEGVSLEIRAAGAEGATETPATEDAATEEADTEDQETEDQETEAPAVVEEAIVEISTDELQSGSIYTIFITQDEQGQPEALIVEDMIETGMMEDAAAGEGVTGGEGVTGGEGVTGGEGATGGEGETGEGVTGGEGATGGEGVTGGEGATGGEGATGGEGVTGGEGATGGEGVTGGEGATGGEGATGGEGAGN